Part of the Effusibacillus pohliae DSM 22757 genome is shown below.
CAGCGGTACAAATTTTCGTCCACCAATACGGCCTGCTGGACGATGCTGTACAGATGGCGATGGTTCTTCACCCAACGAAAGAACGTACGGAAACCGATCATCTGGGCTTCCTTCGCACTGGTGGCCTTGGCGACCTCCACCCGGATCTCGTTGCGGAAATCGCTGCTCAACTGTCTGACAAGTTCCTCAAAAATCATTTGTTTCGATGAAAAATAATTGTAAAAAGTTCCCTGCGCCACATTCGCTTGCTGAGTGATGTCAACCACCGAAGCGTTGAAATACCCCTTTGTGCCAAAAATCTGCTCCGCCGTGGCAAGCAGTTTCTGGCGCGTTTTGAGTCCTTTTTCGGTCAGCGGCAGCGGGGATTCGCAATTTGTTTCGATTGTTTCTGACATATGAATCACCTCTCAATTTCAGATTACACTGAATTATCTGATCTGTAAAGAGAGTTTTTTCATCCGAGGTTTTTTCTGGTTACCGGTGACTTCACATAAAAAAAGGATCCCCCCGAAAAGGATCCCACCGAAAGCCGGTTTTTCCGTTCTTTTGCGCTTACCCCCACAGAACCACACAAGCGTCCCACGCGTAGCCGATGCCGGCGCTGACCAGCACCACCAGGTCGCCCGGTTTGATGCGTCCCGCCTGCAGCCCCAACTCGAGCGACAAAATCTGGTCGATCTGCCCGATGTGGCCGTATTCCGACAGGTAATACGACTGCTCTTCCCGCAAACCGAGCTGCCGTAACACGAACTCGTGGGCGGACCGCTTCATGTGCAGGATCGCCAGATAATCGATGTCGGCCGGCGAATAGCCGCTTTTTTCCACCGCCCGCCGGATTACCTGCAGAAAATTGTCCATCGATTTTTGTTCCAACCGCTGTTTCATGCCTTCCGGATCGGTGACGTCGAGCGTATTCAGCCGCTTGTCGAGCGCTTCGTGGCTGATCGGATGCCTGGTGCCACCCGCCACCACCACCACATCCTCCGAAAAATCGCCGTCGGTAATGATGTGACTGGCCAGCAACTGATTGACAGGGTGCCCCTTTTTCAGGATGACCGCGGCGCCACCGGCCGCCAGGTTGTACATAAACCGGGTGCGCGGGTTGGTATAGTCGATAAAATCGCAGTTCCGGTAGCCGCCCGCCAGCAGCACCGTGTTGATCTCCGGGTCGTTTTGCATGATGTCTTTCGCCACTTTCAGCGCCATCACCATCGTCCCGCACCGCTGCTGGATGTCGAACGCCCAGGCCCGCTTCGCCCCGATCGCCTGCTGCAGTTTGATCCCCGCCGTCCACAGCGGATACTCCTTGTGCTCCTCTCCCACATAGATCACCAGATCGATCGACGCCGGATCGACGTTCCCCTTGCGGAGCGCCGTTTCCGCCGCCCAGATGCCCATCTGGCAGGTGTGGTCGTCCGGGCCGGGCAGCGTTTTTCGCACGATCCCCATTTTCTGTTCGACGATCTCCGGCGGAATGCCGCTTTTCTCCGCAATCTCGCGGCCGGTTTCAAACCGTTGCGGCAGGTAGACGCCGGTGCTGACAATGCCCACCGTTTGCATGAAAAAACTCCTCCCGGTACAT
Proteins encoded:
- a CDS encoding TetR/AcrR family transcriptional regulator: MSETIETNCESPLPLTEKGLKTRQKLLATAEQIFGTKGYFNASVVDITQQANVAQGTFYNYFSSKQMIFEELVRQLSSDFRNEIRVEVAKATSAKEAQMIGFRTFFRWVKNHRHLYSIVQQAVLVDENLYRWYYERLAIGYVKGLQEAMDREEFERLDPETVAYCLMGISQFVGMRWVYWENQDVPECVLETMARFMFEGLEKKEKPECGREE
- a CDS encoding 3-oxoacyl-ACP synthase, with amino-acid sequence MQTVGIVSTGVYLPQRFETGREIAEKSGIPPEIVEQKMGIVRKTLPGPDDHTCQMGIWAAETALRKGNVDPASIDLVIYVGEEHKEYPLWTAGIKLQQAIGAKRAWAFDIQQRCGTMVMALKVAKDIMQNDPEINTVLLAGGYRNCDFIDYTNPRTRFMYNLAAGGAAVILKKGHPVNQLLASHIITDGDFSEDVVVVAGGTRHPISHEALDKRLNTLDVTDPEGMKQRLEQKSMDNFLQVIRRAVEKSGYSPADIDYLAILHMKRSAHEFVLRQLGLREEQSYYLSEYGHIGQIDQILSLELGLQAGRIKPGDLVVLVSAGIGYAWDACVVLWG